The Betta splendens chromosome 12, fBetSpl5.4, whole genome shotgun sequence genome contains the following window.
ATGACAAAAATGGACCTACTCAGTCctaaagcaaagaaagaaatagaaaagtaAGTTGCCTATGAATGCAGTGCTGAGTGTTACGTGTATTTGCTTCACAAAAATTCTCCAGCAATTATTCCCTTCTTTCTGTAACACTTGTAGATACCTGGACCCAGACATGTATTCAATGATGGACGACAACTCAATCAGAAGCACAaagttcaagaagctgacaaaAGCCATTTGTGGTCTTGTAAGAGAAGCCCTTGAATTCATACTGCAGTAAGTTTTAAAACTAATCACTGAACTGAGATTGTACATGTGTGCATCCAGATAGATGATTACAGTATGGTGAGATTCCTGCCTTTTGACCGCACGGATGAAGAGAGTATTAACATAGTACTACAAAACATTGACTTCTCCATACAGTACGGAGAGGACCTGGAGGTCAAGGAGCCaaaggtaaaaaataaaaacacacttgtgTATCGTTGAACAGTATAATATCACTTTATCTTTTGAAACCATTAACagcattacccccccccccattttaACACACAGGATGTTGACGAGGACCCTGCCAGTCTGAATTATGATGAAATCTTTCAAGGCAAAGCAGACAGCTGAGGAATATTCAGAAATGAAACTTTGTGTTGGTAAAAGATTGTGAGATATTGCTAAAATTCAAGAGGCATGATATTATGTTCACATAAAGAATGTCATGAAACTGCATGGACatctgttaaaaaacaaaaaaaaagacatgtcCTATACATCATCtgttatgtatatttatttagtttttttgtgaCTGGAAAAACTAGTGATataaaccttttattttttgcagattTTAATACAGTACTCAAATTGACTGGATTGTTATAAATACATTGCTATGctatatttttgtaataaaaaaagaaaaagtacaaaGTACAACTTGCCGCTGATTAAGTGAAATAAAAAGTTGTTAGCGCCATCGTGTGGTCAATGCGCTGCATGACACGTGTCCACTTCCTGTAAGTCTGAAGGGCGTGTGTGAGGCGGAAGCAGGCTTCTGCAGTGCtggtattttttttcctccgctgAGCAGTTGGACTGATATCTGTCACTCAACATGCCGGTGAGTAAATGATACGTAAATTTCAACCATCAAATGTGGTTGTTGTGCGTTTTTAGAGCGTAACATTTGATATAGACACTAGAATGATACAGTGGCCTCCAGATTATCGCTTGCTTCGTTTAGAGTCGCTAGCATCGCCGGCTAGCTGCGTTAGCACTGGCAAAACATGATTTCACGATTGTTGTTAGGATGCAATTGCGTTTTGGTTCACTATCTACAGTTATATAGAATTGGTGTTAAAATAGCTTTGCGTTTGCTGCTATTGTGTTGTTCCTATCAGAAGTGTAGTTTGTTGTATGAGCGATGCATCCGAAATGTAACGTTCAGTTTCCTGGTAAAATCCGGACACCGGTGCGTGAACTGTTCCGTTGTGTTATTGTTTCCAGGCGTATCATTCAAGCTTGATGAGCCCTGAAACCAGGCTGGTGGGGAACATGGCTTTGCTCCCCCTCAAAACCCAGTTCAAGGGACCGGCCCGAGGAGATGGTAAGATCGTCGTATCTGCGTGAAGGTGGAACCTGGCTGTTAGCTTATGGTGCGTTCAGAGGCTCATATCAGCGCAGTTCCTCATACTTGGGTCAGCTTTACTTCCATATATGGGCTGACGTGCATTTCcccattatatatttatttacagatatttttttattgtcaacAAAACCTAATCTAATCATACTTTACAGATTGGGTCACTTCTGTCTTGCATTAACTGACTGCTTTCTTTATTTCAGGTGTTGAGTCAGACATCATTGATGAAGCTATCTACTACTTCAAAGCCAATGTTTTCTTTAAGAACTATGAAATCAAGGTAAGACACTGATTGTTGCCCTTATTATCATTATCACCATGCATTTATCACTCATTAATGATAATAAATGGTTGaactaaaataaacatttgtgtgCAGAAATGATCCCCAAATGTTGCTGCCTGTAGTAATTTGACTGTGAACTCTCGAACTTTATTTTGTTGTTCAGTCAAGGACATGTATGCGACTTCCTGTGTGTATTGTGTCTTCCCATCGCTCCTCTTGTGAAACAGCTGTGAACTTAATTTTTCCACATGCCCCAGcttgcttttctctttttcagaATCAAAGCTATGCAACCTCTTGCTGTTCAGACCTGGCTGGAGTTCTGTTAATAACATTTGTGCAGCAGACAGAACTAAACATATTAAGGCAAATTCTTTACATTACCTAGTAATGTGTTTCATTTTTCCCCTAGAATGAGGCAGACAGGACGCTGATCTACGTCACACTCTACATTTCTGAGTGCCTAAAAAGGCTACAGAAGGTAAATTGTATGTGTTAATGTGGGTTTACATGAATACCTGTATGGCATAATCCTAATCCCTGATTTCTGTTTACAGTGCAGCTCCAAAGgccagggagagaaagagatgtACACTCTGGGCATCACAAACTTCCCCATTCCTGGAGAACCAGGCTTCCCCCTCAATGCTATGTATGTTAAGCctgcaaacaagcaggaggaaggTAAGAACTGGCACCTTTTTAAGAAAATAACACTTTTTGGGCTTCCTCTGTAACAACCAACATAAAACAACAACGAATGTACGATTGATTCTTGGCAGTGAATAGCGTTTGTTTTATGGTATTACATTACACTTGTAGTCTTCTTATAATTTGGCCACTTTCCAGCTGGAAACAATGACCATAAATAGCAATGATGACCACGGCACCACAAGACAAGAAGTTTCTAGTCCCCTTTCTCACAAGTGTAAATTTAACAGTAATTGTTGGTCGTTAACATGCTGAATCTGCAACATTCTCCAGAGACCATGAGAGCATACCTGCAGCAGATCCGCCAGGAGACTGGACTGAGGTTATGTGACCGTGTGTTTGACCCCCAGACAGACAAACCCAGCAAAGTGAGTACATTTACTACAGCTTTATATGCAGCACTGTTTAAAGCAAAGTGGGTCTACAATGACGAGTATGGTCTTGTCTTGTGACTAATATGTTTAGTGCAGCAGCCTAACAGAGgtttgtttctttcagtggTGGGTTTGCTTTGTGAAGAGGCAGTTCATGAACAAAAGTCTGTCTGCTCCTGGACAGTGAGTAACTCAGGATCAACATTTGAAAGAGGGGCGGCTCTTTGTTGGGTGGGAGGGGAGGTGTGTACTTTTTGTGTTGCTAAAAGATGATTTTATACAGTTAGAACATGTCTTGGCCATGGTGAGCTGGTGCTTAATTCAATAAAGCAATCACGTGACGTGCCTCGTTTTATACTTCTTTACACACAACATATTCATgcgttgttttgttttttttaatcaaagctctCAAGGAAGTCCAATCTGAAAATGTGTACTTGTATGTTTTAACTGAGCTTTATTTGCTTTCACAATCTAACACTGACTTTTAGACAGTTGTGTTAAGTGTGGGAACAGTCCCATTGAGTCACATCGTCAGCTGCTGACGATGTGAACGCATTATGTCTGTACATGTGCAGTGATGCAGACAAATACAGATCTAAAAATAGAGCATCTTTATTACATGAACACATTTTCTCTGCGTTGAATTAAGCCTTCAGTGCAGTTGAAGTTAAGGCAGCGCTGGTGGGAGAAGTTCTCTGCAGAAGAATTTGTACATGCAGGCAAAAAAGGCCAGTGTCTCCATCTCTTTAATAACTGTAAATAGcattaaataaacaatataCTAGACGGCTCAATGTAGCAGGTGGAAAACAGGCTCAGAAGATTATTTTGCTAAATAAATAGGTCAATTTAGAAAATAGGGTATTTTCTTCAGAAATCTGCTAAGTATGTACATAACAGAAGTAATACTCTGATTTATCTTTCTGTGAACAAAATGCTGAAACTTAACTAAACTTAACCAAAAAGAAATGTGACTACTCAAAACAACGTCTGTGTGATGTTGATGAACCTTAATCCAATGATCTTAGAGCTGAGTCTGTAACCAGCCGACCAACCTGAAAACAAAAGTCACAGTTTTAGAAGAAACAACCCATAATGCATCATTTGTGTCACTATGCCATGTTACATTCTGACAAGTGCTGGTGCCTTACTGTGTTGGCCTTAGTCAAATGCCATTTCTTGGCTTCTTCGCACACAACGTGCCACCTTTTTCTTAAAGACTCCAGTAGGATCTTCTCTCCATTCTTTCTGCAATGAACAACATCCATAAAAGTCTCTACTACTTCCACTGGGCCACGTGTTTTCAGGAACACGCATCACATAAGAAATAAAAGGACCTGAGCCGCAGCTAGACGGTGCCTATGTGTGACAGAATGTGCTTACAGCTGCGTCCACATTGGCAGGAGAATCTCCATTGGGGTCTGCCAGCATGGATATAACACTGATCATGATGGTCTCCACCGTGTGGATCGGCAGCCAGCGCTCCTCAGGCTTCTCGTACCCGTACTTGTCCTCACCAGGTTCATGCAGGATAGAAATGCAAACGTCGCCATTTTTTGCCactaacacaaaacaaaaagtgcaaGAAAAATACTTTAACACAATATCAGATACTATTTAAACATTATTCAAAGTCTAGTGGCAAACTAACATGGTATTAGTGTCTATTTTTTACATAAAGCTATATTTTAATCTCCCATAGCCTCCACTGAAATAGTTTTGAATGGTCGTCTATAATTTCTAAAAAGCCTTTATGGACTTTGGATCAGAAACATGCTGTGATGTTGATCGTTACCGT
Protein-coding sequences here:
- the ube2g1b gene encoding ubiquitin-conjugating enzyme E2G 1b translates to MTEQSSLLLRKQLAELNKNPVEGFSAGLVDDDDIYQWEVVVIGPQDTLFEGGFFKATLTFPHDYPLRPPKMKFITEVWHPNVAKNGDVCISILHEPGEDKYGYEKPEERWLPIHTVETIMISVISMLADPNGDSPANVDAAKEWREDPTGVFKKKVARCVRRSQEMAFD
- the arpc3 gene encoding actin-related protein 2/3 complex subunit 3, which produces MPAYHSSLMSPETRLVGNMALLPLKTQFKGPARGDGVESDIIDEAIYYFKANVFFKNYEIKNEADRTLIYVTLYISECLKRLQKCSSKGQGEKEMYTLGITNFPIPGEPGFPLNAMYVKPANKQEEETMRAYLQQIRQETGLRLCDRVFDPQTDKPSKWWVCFVKRQFMNKSLSAPGQ